In a genomic window of Pseudoxanthomonas indica:
- the trpE gene encoding anthranilate synthase component I gives MISFEQFQRYAAEGHTRIPVVREVLSDLDTPLSVYLKLADAPHTYLFESVEGGERFGRYSIIGLPARRVITVRGQTLEIRDHGALIEQREVSDPFAEVEGLRAAHFVPQLEGLPGFTGGLVGWFGFECIGYIEPRLARGDKPDELGTPDILLMLSEELAVFDNLKGRLYLIVHADPREDGAWENAQERLDSLTATLRQPGSGYPAPITRDVLDESHFVSGFTREGFIAAVEKSKEYIRAGDIFQVVLSQRLSVPFNARPVDVYRALRALNPSPYMYFLDVGDVQVVGSSPEILVRLQDGEVTVRPIAGTRPRGRSHEEDVALEAELLADPKERAEHLMLIDLGRNDAGRVSQAGTVEVGEQFVIERYSHVMHIVSEVTGRLLPGLSYADVLRATFPAGTVSGAPKIRALEVIRELEPIKRNVYAGSIGYIGWHGDADTAIAIRTAVIRDGRLHVQAGAGIVYDSDPQKEWEETMNKGRALFRAVAEAAKGL, from the coding sequence TTGATCTCGTTCGAGCAGTTCCAGCGCTACGCCGCTGAAGGCCACACCCGCATTCCCGTTGTCCGTGAGGTGTTGTCCGATCTGGACACGCCGCTGTCGGTCTATCTGAAATTGGCCGACGCGCCGCACACCTATCTGTTCGAATCGGTTGAAGGCGGCGAGCGTTTCGGCCGCTACTCGATCATCGGCCTGCCGGCGCGACGGGTCATCACCGTGCGCGGCCAGACCCTGGAAATCCGCGACCATGGCGCGCTGATCGAGCAACGCGAGGTCAGTGATCCGTTTGCCGAAGTCGAAGGCCTGCGCGCGGCTCACTTCGTGCCACAGCTGGAAGGCCTGCCCGGCTTCACCGGTGGCCTGGTGGGCTGGTTCGGCTTCGAGTGCATCGGCTACATCGAGCCGCGGCTGGCGCGTGGCGACAAGCCGGATGAGCTGGGCACGCCCGACATCCTGTTGATGCTGTCCGAAGAACTGGCGGTGTTCGACAACCTCAAGGGCCGGCTGTACCTGATCGTGCATGCCGATCCGCGCGAGGACGGCGCCTGGGAGAACGCGCAGGAACGCCTGGATTCGCTCACCGCCACCCTGCGCCAGCCCGGTTCGGGCTATCCGGCGCCGATCACCCGCGATGTGCTGGACGAAAGCCATTTTGTCTCCGGCTTCACCCGCGAGGGTTTCATCGCCGCGGTCGAGAAATCCAAGGAATACATCCGCGCCGGCGACATCTTCCAGGTAGTGCTGTCGCAGCGCCTGAGCGTGCCGTTCAATGCGCGGCCGGTGGATGTGTACCGCGCGCTGCGCGCGCTCAATCCTTCGCCGTACATGTACTTCCTGGATGTGGGCGATGTGCAGGTGGTGGGTTCCTCGCCGGAAATCCTGGTCCGCCTGCAGGACGGCGAAGTGACCGTGCGCCCGATTGCCGGCACCCGTCCGCGCGGCCGCAGCCACGAGGAAGACGTGGCGCTGGAAGCCGAGCTGCTGGCCGATCCCAAGGAACGCGCCGAGCACCTGATGTTGATCGACCTGGGCCGCAACGACGCCGGTCGCGTGTCGCAGGCCGGCACCGTGGAAGTGGGCGAGCAGTTCGTCATCGAGCGCTACAGCCATGTCATGCACATCGTCAGCGAGGTCACCGGCCGCCTGCTGCCGGGCCTGAGCTATGCCGATGTGCTGCGCGCGACCTTCCCGGCCGGCACGGTCAGTGGCGCGCCGAAGATTCGCGCGCTGGAAGTGATCCGCGAGCTGGAACCGATCAAGCGCAATGTCTATGCCGGCAGCATCGGCTACATCGGCTGGCATGGCGATGCCGATACCGCGATCGCCATACGCACCGCGGTGATCCGCGATGGTCGCCTGCACGTGCAGGCCGGCGCCGGCATCGTCTACGACTCCGACCCGCAGAAAGAGTGGGAGGAGACCATGAACAAGGGACGTGCCTTGTTCCGCGCCGTGGCCGAGGCGGCCAAGGGTCTTTGA
- a CDS encoding class I SAM-dependent methyltransferase, protein MTDNDSQFQENWFEHNIPQWREWLGAFAGRAGLRALEIGSFEGRSTRWLCGNILTAPDAHIDCVDFFAVDPVYGDYHARFRKNTAAYQDKISEYAGPSFEMLRQLEGPYDIVYIDGWHSAFGALSDGVMTWPLLNVGGVMIFDDYLWLPPKLGKVAKPSGLSRRLTKLRGGDWRREALQRRIDSVAVDTPKLGVDHLLDTLRGYHEVIGSQYQLAVRKTRGFDQGQVGHDT, encoded by the coding sequence GTGACGGACAACGACAGCCAATTCCAGGAAAACTGGTTCGAACACAACATCCCGCAATGGCGGGAGTGGCTGGGCGCATTCGCCGGCCGGGCCGGCTTGCGCGCGCTGGAAATCGGCAGCTTCGAAGGCCGCTCGACCCGCTGGCTCTGCGGCAACATCCTGACCGCGCCGGACGCGCATATCGACTGCGTGGACTTCTTCGCCGTGGATCCGGTGTATGGCGACTACCACGCGCGGTTCCGCAAGAACACCGCCGCCTACCAGGACAAAATCAGCGAATACGCCGGCCCCAGTTTCGAGATGCTGCGCCAGCTCGAAGGTCCGTACGACATCGTCTATATCGATGGTTGGCACTCGGCGTTCGGCGCGCTGTCCGATGGCGTGATGACCTGGCCGCTGCTCAACGTGGGCGGGGTGATGATCTTCGACGACTACCTGTGGCTGCCGCCGAAACTGGGCAAGGTGGCAAAACCCAGTGGCTTGTCGCGACGCCTGACCAAACTGCGCGGCGGCGACTGGCGACGTGAAGCCCTGCAACGCAGGATCGACAGCGTCGCCGTGGATACGCCCAAGCTGGGCGTGGACCATCTGCTGGATACCCTGCGCGGCTACCATGAAGTGATTGGCAGCCAGTACCAGCTGGCCGTGCGCAAGACGCGCGGCTTCGACCAGGGCCAGGTGGGTCATGACACCTGA
- a CDS encoding anthranilate synthase component II — protein sequence MLLMLDNYDSFTYNLVQYLQALGAEVKVVRNDAMTVDEIAALAPERIVISPGPCTPNEAGVSLEVIERLGATTPILGVCLGHQGIGQAYGGKVIRAGQIMHGKTSRIRHEGKGVFAGLPDSYEATRYHSLVVERSSLPEALEITAWTENEDGSFEEIMGLRHREFPVEGVQFHPESILTEHGHALLKNFLER from the coding sequence GTGCTGCTGATGCTCGACAACTACGACAGCTTTACCTACAACCTGGTGCAGTACCTGCAGGCATTGGGCGCGGAGGTGAAGGTGGTGCGCAACGACGCGATGACGGTCGACGAAATCGCGGCGTTGGCGCCCGAACGCATCGTGATCTCGCCAGGTCCGTGCACGCCCAACGAGGCCGGCGTCTCGCTGGAAGTCATCGAACGGCTGGGCGCGACCACGCCGATTCTCGGCGTGTGCCTGGGCCACCAGGGCATCGGCCAGGCCTACGGCGGCAAGGTCATCCGCGCCGGCCAGATCATGCATGGCAAGACTTCGCGCATCCGCCACGAAGGAAAGGGTGTGTTTGCCGGCTTGCCGGACAGTTACGAGGCCACGCGCTACCACTCGCTGGTGGTGGAACGCAGCTCATTGCCCGAGGCGCTGGAAATCACCGCCTGGACCGAGAACGAGGACGGCAGCTTCGAGGAAATCATGGGCCTGCGCCATCGCGAGTTTCCGGTCGAGGGCGTGCAGTTCCATCCGGAGTCGATCCTCACCGAGCATGGCCACGCCCTGCTGAAGAACTTCCTGGAGCGCTGA
- the trpD gene encoding anthranilate phosphoribosyltransferase, whose amino-acid sequence MPMSPQEALQRTIEHREIFHDEMVDLMRQIMRGDVSPTMTAAILTGLRVKKETVGEIAGAATVMREFSRTVPVSDRSRLVDIVGTGGDGSHTFNISTCSMFVAAAAGARIAKHGNRSVSSKSGSADVLEALGAAIELQPEQVAASIEQAGIGFMFAPIHHPAMKVVAPVRREMGVRTIFNILGPLTNPAGAPNILMGVFHPDLVGIQARVLQELGAERALVVWGRDGMDELSLGAATLVGELRDGEVREYELHPEDFGIAMAASRNLRVADAAESREMLLGVLDNRPGPAREIVVLNAGAALYVAGVAESVEEGIAQSREAIASGHALARLQDFVRVSQSLAKGA is encoded by the coding sequence ATGCCGATGTCGCCACAAGAAGCGCTGCAGCGCACGATCGAGCACCGTGAAATCTTCCATGACGAGATGGTCGATCTGATGCGCCAGATCATGCGCGGCGATGTCTCGCCGACCATGACCGCGGCGATCCTGACCGGCCTGCGGGTGAAGAAGGAAACGGTGGGCGAAATCGCCGGTGCGGCCACGGTGATGCGCGAGTTCTCGCGCACGGTGCCGGTCAGTGATCGCAGCCGGCTGGTGGACATCGTCGGCACCGGCGGCGATGGTTCGCACACCTTCAATATTTCCACCTGCTCGATGTTCGTCGCGGCGGCGGCGGGTGCGCGCATCGCCAAGCATGGCAATCGCAGCGTGTCGTCCAAGTCCGGCAGCGCCGATGTGCTGGAAGCGCTGGGCGCGGCCATTGAATTGCAGCCCGAACAGGTGGCCGCTTCCATCGAGCAGGCCGGCATCGGCTTCATGTTCGCGCCCATCCACCATCCGGCGATGAAGGTGGTGGCGCCGGTGCGTCGCGAGATGGGCGTGCGCACGATCTTCAACATTCTCGGCCCGCTGACCAATCCGGCCGGTGCGCCCAACATCCTGATGGGCGTGTTCCATCCGGATCTGGTCGGCATCCAGGCGCGCGTGCTGCAGGAACTGGGCGCCGAACGCGCACTGGTCGTGTGGGGCCGCGACGGCATGGATGAGCTTTCGCTGGGCGCGGCCACCCTGGTGGGCGAACTGCGTGATGGCGAGGTACGCGAGTACGAGCTGCATCCGGAAGACTTCGGCATCGCCATGGCCGCCAGCCGCAACCTGCGCGTGGCGGATGCGGCCGAATCGCGCGAGATGCTGCTGGGTGTGCTCGACAACCGGCCGGGGCCGGCGCGCGAAATCGTGGTGCTCAACGCCGGCGCGGCGCTGTACGTGGCCGGCGTGGCGGAAAGCGTCGAAGAAGGCATCGCGCAGTCGCGCGAAGCCATTGCCAGCGGCCATGCCTTGGCGCGCTTGCAGGACTTTGTACGGGTCAGCCAGTCGCTGGCCAAGGGCGCATGA
- a CDS encoding antibiotic biosynthesis monooxygenase family protein, with protein sequence MSASGFASLPKPPYYAVIFSSLRNDRDDAGYGAMADRMVELAAQQPGFLGVESTRGADGFGITVAYWDSEDAIRAWRQHAEHTAAREQGRRDWYDHFELRVAKVERAYGWNRSPE encoded by the coding sequence ATGTCAGCCAGCGGATTCGCCAGCCTGCCCAAGCCGCCGTATTACGCGGTGATTTTTTCCTCCCTGCGCAATGACCGGGATGACGCCGGATACGGCGCCATGGCCGATCGCATGGTCGAGCTGGCCGCGCAGCAGCCCGGCTTCCTGGGGGTGGAGTCCACCCGCGGCGCCGACGGCTTCGGCATCACCGTGGCGTACTGGGACAGCGAGGACGCGATCCGCGCCTGGCGCCAGCATGCCGAACACACCGCCGCGCGCGAGCAGGGTCGCCGCGACTGGTACGATCACTTTGAATTGCGCGTGGCCAAGGTGGAACGCGCCTACGGTTGGAACCGATCCCCCGAATGA
- the trpC gene encoding indole-3-glycerol phosphate synthase TrpC has translation MSDILEKILARKAEEIAARRAVTPLQELVARAADAPATRGFANALNAMIAQGDPAVIAEVKKASPSKGVIRPDFRPADIAVSYEFGGAACLSVLTDVDFFQGADDYLRQARDACTLPVLRKDFTVDPYQVYEARTLGADCILLIVAALDDHQLVGLSDLALELGMDVLVEVHDIDELERALQVPVPLIGINNRNLRTFEVSLDVTLEMKDAVPRDRLLVTESGILVPDDVAKMRAAGVDAFLVGETFMRAEEPGEALRQLFFAA, from the coding sequence ATGAGCGACATCCTGGAAAAAATCCTGGCGCGCAAGGCTGAGGAAATCGCCGCGCGCCGCGCCGTCACGCCCCTGCAGGAGCTGGTGGCGCGGGCGGCGGACGCGCCGGCCACGCGTGGCTTTGCCAACGCCTTGAACGCGATGATCGCGCAGGGCGATCCGGCGGTGATTGCCGAAGTGAAGAAGGCCAGCCCGTCCAAGGGCGTGATCCGGCCGGATTTCCGCCCGGCGGATATCGCGGTGAGCTACGAGTTTGGCGGTGCGGCCTGCCTGTCGGTGCTGACCGACGTGGATTTTTTCCAGGGCGCCGATGACTACCTGCGGCAAGCGCGCGACGCCTGCACGCTGCCGGTGCTGCGCAAGGATTTCACCGTCGATCCCTACCAGGTCTACGAGGCGCGCACGCTCGGCGCGGACTGCATCCTGCTGATCGTGGCGGCCCTGGATGACCACCAGTTGGTGGGGCTGTCGGACCTGGCGCTGGAACTGGGCATGGACGTGCTGGTGGAAGTGCACGACATCGACGAGCTGGAGCGTGCGCTGCAGGTGCCGGTGCCGCTGATCGGCATCAACAACCGCAACCTGCGCACCTTCGAGGTGTCGCTGGACGTGACCCTGGAAATGAAGGACGCGGTGCCGCGCGATCGCCTGCTGGTCACCGAGAGCGGCATCCTGGTGCCGGATGACGTGGCGAAAATGCGTGCCGCCGGGGTCGATGCCTTCCTGGTCGGCGAGACGTTCATGCGCGCCGAAGAGCCGGGCGAGGCGCTGCGTCAGCTATTCTTCGCCGCATGA
- a CDS encoding haloacid dehalogenase-like hydrolase, with translation MSKSVYPRPRPEAPLVVFDFDHTLYDGDSGGHLVKWLLVRNPLRALVAVAASLVLGPMTAFLPTRRHGISGYIWIGTFGLHGRRSFDSLIDRYVATHREEIQARLLPVALEVFREHRAAGDCVVVATGAPPELARAILKFVAHEDVPVVGTAVGPRLGAVVATRHCHNEEKMRMLRERGYGEVAVAYSDSSADLPLLKAARAPVVVNPKASRVPMFRKVLPPGTPILNWGCADRAGSRDPLAVHREADGQ, from the coding sequence ATGAGCAAGTCCGTGTACCCCCGGCCCCGGCCGGAAGCCCCGCTGGTGGTGTTCGATTTCGATCACACCCTGTACGACGGCGATTCCGGTGGGCATTTGGTCAAGTGGTTGCTGGTGCGCAATCCCCTGCGCGCGCTGGTGGCGGTGGCCGCTTCGCTGGTGCTGGGGCCGATGACGGCGTTCCTGCCCACCCGTCGTCATGGCATCTCCGGCTATATCTGGATCGGCACGTTCGGCCTGCATGGCCGGCGCAGCTTCGACTCGCTGATTGACCGCTATGTGGCCACGCATCGCGAGGAAATCCAGGCCCGGCTGCTGCCAGTGGCGCTGGAGGTGTTCCGCGAACATCGTGCCGCTGGCGATTGCGTGGTGGTGGCCACCGGCGCACCGCCGGAACTGGCGCGTGCGATCCTGAAATTCGTGGCCCACGAAGACGTGCCGGTGGTGGGCACCGCGGTGGGCCCGCGCCTGGGCGCGGTGGTGGCCACGCGCCACTGCCACAACGAGGAAAAGATGCGCATGCTGCGCGAGCGCGGCTATGGCGAAGTGGCCGTGGCCTATTCGGACAGCAGCGCCGACCTGCCGTTGCTGAAAGCAGCGCGCGCGCCGGTAGTGGTCAATCCCAAGGCCTCGCGGGTGCCGATGTTCCGCAAGGTGCTGCCGCCCGGCACGCCGATACTCAACTGGGGTTGTGCGGATCGGGCCGGTAGCCGCGACCCGCTGGCGGTCCATCGCGAAGCCGACGGCCAGTAG
- the crp gene encoding cAMP-activated global transcriptional regulator CRP, translated as MSPGIPLSAPARAAANPLTPDTATLERFLAHSHRRRYPARADVFRPGDPAGTLYYVVSGSVSIITEEDDDRELVLGYFGSGEFVGEMGLFIESDRREVILRTRTQCELAEISYERLHQLFLGTLSADAPKLLYAIGAQLSRRLLDTSRKASRLAFLDVTDRIVRTLHDLAREPEAMSHPQGTQLRVSRQELARLVGCSREMAGRVLKKLQADGALHARGKTVVVYGTR; from the coding sequence ATGAGCCCAGGCATCCCCCTTTCCGCCCCCGCCCGTGCTGCCGCCAACCCGCTGACGCCGGATACGGCGACGCTTGAGCGGTTCCTGGCTCACAGTCATCGCCGCCGCTACCCCGCCCGCGCCGATGTCTTCCGGCCCGGCGACCCGGCCGGCACCTTGTATTACGTGGTCAGCGGCTCGGTCAGCATCATCACCGAGGAAGACGACGACCGCGAGCTGGTCCTGGGCTACTTCGGCTCCGGCGAGTTCGTCGGTGAAATGGGCCTGTTCATCGAGTCCGACCGGCGCGAGGTCATCCTCCGCACCCGCACCCAGTGCGAGCTGGCGGAAATCAGCTACGAGCGCCTGCACCAGCTGTTCCTGGGCACGCTCTCGGCCGACGCGCCCAAGCTGCTCTACGCCATTGGCGCGCAGCTTTCGCGGCGCCTGCTGGATACCAGCCGCAAGGCCAGCCGCCTTGCGTTCCTGGATGTCACCGACCGCATCGTGCGCACGCTGCATGATCTGGCGCGCGAACCCGAAGCGATGAGCCATCCGCAAGGCACCCAGCTGCGCGTCTCGCGCCAGGAACTGGCCCGCCTGGTCGGCTGCTCGCGCGAAATGGCCGGCCGCGTGCTCAAGAAGCTGCAGGCCGACGGCGCGCTGCACGCGCGTGGCAAAACCGTCGTGGTTTACGGCACCCGCTGA
- the speD gene encoding adenosylmethionine decarboxylase: MVKPLPRLRLQGFNNLTKALSFNIYDVCYAVSEDERQRYIEYIDEEYNADRLTQILTDVAEIIGANILNVARQDYDPQGASVTILISEEPVIDKKQAGKEIISDAVVAHMDKSHITVHTYPETHPQHGIATFRADIDVATCGVISPLKALNYLIESLESDIVIMDYRVRGFTRDVKGKKHYIDHKINSIQNFLASNIKSRYEMFDVNVYQENIFHTKMHLKDFDLDQYLFEEKAKNLSFKERMKIEALLKREIEELFHGRNLSE; encoded by the coding sequence GTGGTAAAACCACTGCCTCGCCTCAGGCTGCAAGGCTTCAACAACCTCACCAAGGCGCTGAGCTTCAATATCTACGACGTGTGCTACGCCGTCTCCGAAGACGAGCGCCAGCGCTACATCGAATACATCGACGAGGAATACAACGCCGATCGCCTGACCCAGATCCTGACGGATGTGGCGGAGATCATCGGCGCCAACATCCTGAACGTGGCCCGCCAGGACTACGACCCGCAGGGCGCCTCGGTGACGATCCTGATCTCCGAAGAACCGGTGATCGACAAGAAGCAGGCAGGCAAGGAAATCATCTCCGACGCCGTGGTCGCGCATATGGACAAGAGCCATATCACCGTCCATACGTACCCGGAGACGCATCCGCAGCACGGCATCGCCACCTTCCGCGCCGACATCGACGTGGCCACCTGCGGCGTGATCTCGCCGCTGAAGGCGTTGAACTACCTGATCGAAAGCCTGGAATCGGACATCGTGATCATGGACTACCGCGTCCGTGGCTTCACCCGTGACGTGAAGGGCAAGAAGCACTACATCGATCACAAGATCAATTCGATCCAGAACTTCCTGGCCAGCAACATCAAGTCGCGCTACGAGATGTTCGACGTCAACGTCTATCAGGAAAACATCTTCCACACCAAGATGCACCTGAAGGACTTCGACCTGGACCAGTACCTGTTCGAAGAGAAGGCCAAGAACCTGTCGTTCAAGGAACGCATGAAGATCGAAGCGCTGCTCAAGCGCGAGATCGAAGAGCTGTTCCATGGGCGCAACCTGTCCGAGTAA
- the sugE gene encoding quaternary ammonium compound efflux SMR transporter SugE, producing the protein MAWVYLVLAGVLEVVWAVGLKYSEGFSKLWPSVITLVATVASFWLLALALKHLPLGTGYAIWVGIGAVGTAVLGMLIFKEPATVARLMCIGLIVAGIIGLKLTSGADAA; encoded by the coding sequence ATGGCGTGGGTATATCTGGTGTTGGCGGGTGTGTTGGAAGTGGTGTGGGCGGTGGGGCTGAAGTACTCCGAAGGCTTCAGCAAGCTCTGGCCGAGCGTGATCACGTTGGTCGCCACGGTAGCCAGCTTCTGGCTGCTGGCTCTGGCCTTGAAGCATTTGCCGCTGGGCACGGGCTATGCGATCTGGGTCGGCATCGGCGCGGTCGGCACGGCCGTGCTGGGCATGCTGATCTTCAAGGAACCGGCGACGGTGGCGCGGCTGATGTGCATCGGCCTGATCGTGGCCGGCATCATCGGCCTGAAGTTGACCTCGGGCGCCGACGCGGCCTGA
- the coq7 gene encoding 2-polyprenyl-3-methyl-6-methoxy-1,4-benzoquinone monooxygenase — protein sequence MTAQRLHTPLDRLLVESQRALETVFGNPPALRANPAGDTPEVELTADERRHAAGLMRINHVGEVCAQGLYFGQAAVARDEQTRAQLLEAAQEETDHLAWCADRLRELDSRASLFNPLWYAGSYALGALAGLRGDGWSLGFVVETEHQVEAHLDEHLETLPPADLRSREILQVMKADEARHAEHAEQAGARALPQPIPRLMATASNFMKAIAYRL from the coding sequence ATGACTGCCCAGCGTCTGCATACCCCCCTGGACCGCCTGCTGGTGGAATCACAGCGGGCGCTGGAGACGGTGTTCGGCAATCCGCCCGCCCTGCGCGCCAATCCGGCCGGCGACACCCCCGAAGTGGAGCTGACGGCCGATGAGCGCCGCCATGCGGCCGGCCTGATGCGCATCAACCACGTCGGCGAGGTCTGCGCGCAAGGCCTGTATTTCGGCCAGGCCGCGGTCGCCCGCGACGAGCAGACCCGCGCGCAGCTGCTCGAAGCCGCGCAGGAAGAAACCGATCATCTGGCCTGGTGCGCTGATCGCCTGCGCGAACTGGACAGCCGCGCCAGCCTGTTCAATCCGCTCTGGTACGCCGGCAGCTATGCACTGGGTGCGCTGGCCGGCCTGCGCGGTGACGGCTGGAGCCTGGGCTTCGTGGTGGAAACCGAGCACCAGGTGGAAGCCCATCTGGACGAACACCTGGAAACCCTGCCGCCGGCCGATCTGCGCAGCCGCGAAATCCTGCAGGTGATGAAAGCCGATGAAGCCCGCCACGCCGAGCACGCCGAGCAGGCCGGCGCGCGCGCGTTGCCGCAGCCGATTCCGCGGCTGATGGCGACCGCCTCCAACTTCATGAAGGCGATCGCCTACCGGCTGTGA
- the rplM gene encoding 50S ribosomal protein L13, with translation MKTFTAKSETVQRDWYLVDAAGKTLGRLSTELARRLRGKHKPVYTPHVDTGDYLVVINAEKIAVTGNKLQDKKYHRFTGYIGNLKTETLAQALERHPERVIETAVKGMLPKGPLGRDMYRKLKVYKGSEHPHSAQQPQPLDI, from the coding sequence ATGAAAACCTTTACCGCCAAGTCCGAGACCGTCCAGCGCGACTGGTATCTCGTCGACGCCGCTGGCAAGACGCTGGGTCGTCTTTCCACCGAGCTCGCCCGCCGCCTGCGTGGCAAGCACAAGCCCGTCTACACCCCGCACGTCGATACCGGTGATTACCTCGTCGTAATCAATGCCGAGAAGATCGCGGTGACCGGCAACAAGCTGCAGGACAAGAAGTACCATCGCTTCACCGGCTACATCGGCAACCTGAAGACGGAAACCCTGGCGCAAGCGCTGGAACGTCATCCGGAGCGCGTCATCGAGACCGCCGTGAAGGGCATGCTGCCGAAGGGCCCGCTGGGTCGCGACATGTACCGCAAGCTCAAGGTCTACAAGGGCTCCGAGCATCCGCATTCCGCACAGCAGCCGCAGCCGCTGGACATCTGA
- the rpsI gene encoding 30S ribosomal protein S9, which produces MAITQNYGTGRRKSSTARVFLRKGAGNITVNGRPLDEFFGRETARMIVRQPLELTKNTENFDILVTATGGGTTGQAGAIRLGIARALVEYDETLKSELRKAGFMTRDAREVERKKVGLHKARRATQFSKR; this is translated from the coding sequence ATGGCAATCACCCAAAATTACGGCACCGGCCGTCGCAAGTCCTCCACCGCCCGCGTGTTTCTGCGCAAGGGCGCCGGCAACATCACGGTCAACGGTCGTCCGCTGGACGAGTTCTTTGGTCGCGAAACCGCGCGCATGATCGTGCGCCAGCCGCTGGAGCTGACCAAGAACACTGAAAACTTCGACATCCTGGTCACCGCCACCGGCGGCGGCACCACCGGTCAGGCCGGCGCTATCCGTCTGGGTATCGCACGCGCGCTGGTGGAGTATGATGAAACCCTGAAGAGCGAACTGCGCAAGGCAGGCTTCATGACCCGCGACGCCCGCGAAGTCGAGCGTAAGAAGGTCGGTCTGCACAAGGCACGTCGCGCTACCCAGTTCTCGAAGCGCTAA
- a CDS encoding 2OG-Fe dioxygenase family protein, with amino-acid sequence MVATFLPPFSTAEQLQPCMRERGYAVLTPEALAQATGVALADLQALTPDWDDLEVDQYLKDGGRYRRRRHSCFIADHSRLEQAPHRAHWQSVDYNALHGGMHRWFEPMKPATAANDAWQTLLLGLSRHCSALKGEQPWYIEAHQFRIDTIDGIGRPTPEGAHRDGVDFVAVLLVAREGIKGGETRVFEAAGPDGQRFTLETPWSLLLLDDARVIHESTPIQPAADGGGHRDTLVLTFRSGGFQGEA; translated from the coding sequence ATGGTCGCCACGTTCCTGCCTCCCTTTTCAACTGCCGAGCAACTGCAGCCGTGCATGCGCGAGCGCGGTTACGCGGTGTTGACGCCGGAGGCGCTGGCGCAAGCCACGGGCGTTGCCCTTGCGGATCTGCAGGCCTTGACGCCTGACTGGGACGATCTGGAAGTGGATCAGTACCTCAAGGATGGCGGACGCTATCGCCGCCGCCGCCATTCCTGTTTCATCGCGGACCACAGTCGGCTGGAGCAGGCGCCGCATCGCGCGCATTGGCAGTCGGTGGACTACAACGCGCTGCACGGTGGCATGCATCGCTGGTTCGAGCCGATGAAGCCGGCCACAGCGGCCAATGACGCCTGGCAGACGCTGCTGCTGGGGCTGTCCCGGCATTGCTCGGCGTTGAAGGGCGAGCAGCCCTGGTACATCGAGGCGCATCAGTTCCGCATCGATACCATCGATGGCATCGGCCGGCCGACGCCGGAAGGCGCGCACCGCGACGGCGTGGATTTCGTGGCGGTGCTGCTGGTGGCGCGAGAAGGCATCAAGGGCGGCGAAACCCGTGTGTTCGAGGCCGCTGGCCCCGACGGCCAGCGTTTTACCCTGGAGACACCGTGGTCACTGCTGTTGCTGGATGATGCCCGCGTCATCCACGAATCCACGCCGATCCAGCCCGCTGCCGATGGCGGTGGGCATCGCGATACGCTCGTGCTGACCTTCCGCTCCGGGGGCTTCCAGGGCGAAGCCTGA